Within the Flavobacterium sp. CG_23.5 genome, the region ATCTGCAACTTGCCTATAAACATTTTCAATTTGAAAAAAAATTATCAAATCTTTAAAGATGAAATTAACCACAGAACAAATCACCCAAATAGATGAAACTCTAATTTTAAACAGTCTAAAACATGACGACATAAAACTAGAAGTTACGGATCATATTGCTTCAGAAATAGAGTTTTTGAAAACGCAACGAAGCTCAAGTATCAAGTAATAAACTCATATAAAATTGTCATGCTGAGGAACGAAGCATCTCCACAAAATTGGCAAATCATCTTTAAAACAAATGAATATGATAGAATTTCAAGAAGGTAACCATACTTATTATGTTTATATTCTGACGAATAAAGCTAAAACTGTTTTGTATACTGGCGTTACAAATAATTTAAAAATTCGATTAAAGCAGCACAAAGAATCCTTGAATCCTAATTCGTTTACAGCCAAATATAATGTTCATTATTTGTTGTATTTCGAAAAATTTACTTGGATTCAATTAGCAATTGCCAAAGAAAAAGAAATTAAAGGCTGGAAAAAAGACAAGAAGATTACATTAATTAAAACAATTAACCCTGCGTTAAATTTTTTGGACCACTGTTTTGATTAACCAAGCAGAGATGCTTCGTTCCTCAGCATGACAAAAGAAGTAAGAAAATCTTAAGCGACAAATAACTTTCAAGAATACCAAAACATAACATGAAACTAACCACCTCACAAATAGATCAACTCTTTACCTTCACCCGCCAGCATTTTGTAGAATGGTATGACTTGCAATCAGAACTAGTGGATCATTTAGCGAATGCCATTGAAACCGAATGGCAAGAAAATCCTAAACTTACTTTTGACGAAGCTTTGAACAAGGAATTTAAGAAGTTTGGCGTTTTTGGTTTTATGGATGTAGTGGAAAAACGACAAGCCGTTTTGGGTAAAAAATACAACGGTTTGGTTTGGCAACATTTTAAAGATTTTTTTGGCATCCCAAAGATTGTATTGACGATTGCTATGACGCTAGTTTTATACAGTATTCTCAAAATAAGTCGGTACAACGAATGGAGTTTTATCGGGTTTTACCTCATTTTGATTGGGTTTACATTTTACGAAATTTTCAAAAACAATAAAATCAAAAAAAGAAAAAAGCAAACCAAAGAAAAAAGATGGCTTTTTGAAGAAATAATAAATCAATATAGAAGTTTTTCAGGCGTTATCATTTTTCCATTTAACTTCTTCGTTTCAATCTTTAATCATTCCGAAAAGTATTTGGGTAATGACATCTGGACACTAGGTTTGAGTTTCTTTCTGGTAGTTCTTGGTCTGCTGATTTTCATCATTTTTAAAATTATTCCATCCAAGGCAGAAGACTATTTACAAACTACCTATCCCGAATATAAATTAGAAAAGCTGTAACATTTTTCCGTCTTTATCTACTTACAATAAAACCAAACCACTAAATTATGTTTAAACGTTTTATTTATCTCGAATGGAAGGCTTTTACAAGATCAGCTTCTTTCGCAACTAATTTGGGACTAAAAATTCTAATGTTCTTTCTTATTGCTTATTTTTCTGTGGCTTTCTTGGCCTTGGGAATTGGAGCATTTTACATTCTTAAGGAAATGAAACTTGATCCATTAGTAACGGTAAATAAGTTTTTGATTTATTACTTTTTAATGGATTTAATAATTCGTCTTTTGTTACAGGCTATTCCGGTAATGAACATTAGACCGTTATTAATTTTACCAATAAAAAAACCAACAATTGTGCATTTCTCTTTGGGAAAGACAATCTTGTCCTTTTTTAATATCGTTCATGTTTTTTTCTTTATTCCGTTTACGATTGTTTTGATTATCGAAGGATATGATGTCTTGAGCGCGGTAATTTGGTATTTGGCAATGGTTTCATTAATTTACATAAATAATTTTCTCAATATTTTATTGAATAACAAAGACCATTTGTTTGCGATTTTCGTGGGAGTTGTACTTGTTTTAGGAGGTTGTCAATATTATAAAGTTTTTGATATTACCAATTATACTTCTTTGTTTTTCGATGCATTGTTTCATACAAAATGGATGTTTCTGCTTCCTGTTTTGGTTTTAATCGGATTATATTATTTCAC harbors:
- a CDS encoding GIY-YIG nuclease family protein, with the protein product MIEFQEGNHTYYVYILTNKAKTVLYTGVTNNLKIRLKQHKESLNPNSFTAKYNVHYLLYFEKFTWIQLAIAKEKEIKGWKKDKKITLIKTINPALNFLDHCFD